Proteins encoded within one genomic window of Oncorhynchus masou masou isolate Uvic2021 chromosome 1, UVic_Omas_1.1, whole genome shotgun sequence:
- the LOC135547675 gene encoding cytochrome P450 1A1, with the protein MRLTFGIFPKDGLGMSLSGVTMALCTLTLLLVALRGRKREGAGHPKGTLPPGPTPWPLVGNLFQMGDQIHLSLTQLQLQYGDIFQMRMGSLVVVVLSGYATIRQALVRQGEAFAGRPDLFTFSAVANGTSMTFSEKYGPAWVLHKKLCKNALRSFSQAESRGPDTTCMLEEHVCAEAAGMVEAIWELSEASEGLGLDPVVPLVTSVANVVCALCFGKRYDYNDKEFLTIVHINNEVLRIFAAGNMADFFPVFRYLPSPSLRKMVQHISRMNSFMEHNIEEHLETFDKDCIRDITDALIALCEDRQEDEDTAVLSNSQIIHTVIDIFGAGFDTIIAGLQWSLLYLIKFPDIQVKIHQEIDDHIGPARLPRFEDKPKMPFTESFLYEVFRHTSYVPFTIPHCTTQNITLNGYFIPKDTCVFINQYQVNHDIDLWGDPDVFRPERFLGKEGLLNKDLTEKVMIFGMGKRRCLGDGFARLEMFVFLTTLLHRLCIENVPGQELDLSTDFGLTMKPRPYRISVSSRL; encoded by the exons ATGAGGCTGACATTTGGGATATTCCCCAAGGATGGCCTCGGTATGTCCCTCTCCGGAGTCACCATGGCTCTCTGTACTCTCACCCTGCTTCTAGTGGCTCTCAGGGGCCGCAAGCGAGAGGGTGCGGGACACCCCAAAGGCACCCTGCCACCGGGGCCGACTCCCTGGCCCCTGGTGGGTAACCTGTTCCAGATGGGCGACCAGATCCACCTGTCCCTGACGCAGCTCCAGCTACAGTACGGAGACATCTTCCAGATGCGTATGGGCTCCCTTGTTGTGGTGGTGCTTAGCGGCTATGCCACCATTAGGCAGGCGCTGGTTCGGCAGGGCGAGGCTTTCGCTGGACGCCCTGACCTCTTCACCTTCTCTGCCGTGGCCAATGGCACCAGCATGACCTTCAGTGAGAAGTATGGCCCCGCCTGGGTGCTCCACAAGAAGCTCTGCAAGAACGCCCTACGCTCCTTCTCGCAGGCAGAGTCGCGGGGTCCCGACACCACCTGTATGCTAGAGGAGCACGTGTGCGCTGAGGCAGCTGGGATGGTGGAGGCCATTTGGGAGCTATCAGAGGCGAGCGAGGGGCTAGGTCTGGACCCTGTGGTCCCGCTGGTTACGTCAGTGGCCAATGTGGTGTGTGCTCTGTGTTTCGGGAAGAGGTATGACTACAATGACAAAGAGTTCCTCACTATTGTGCACATCAACAACGAGGTGTTGCGGATCTTCGCTGCAGGCAACATGGCCGACTTCTTCCCTGTGTTCCGCTACCTGCCTAGCCCGTCCCTGCGTAAGATGGTCCAGCACATCAGCAGAATGAACAGCTTCATGGAACACAACATCGAGGAGCACCTGGAGACCTTTGACAAG GACTGTATACGTGACATCACAGATGCTCTGATTGCCCTCTGTGAGGATCGGCAAGAGGATGAAGACACCGCAGTGCTGTCCAACTCCCAGATCATACACACTGTCATCGACATCTTTGGAGCAG GATTTGATACCATCATAGCTGGTTTACAGTGGAGCCTCTTATACCTCATCAAGTTTCCTGACATCCAGGTCAAAATACACCAGGAGATTG ACGACCACATTGGCCCAGCCAGACTACCTCGGTTTGAAGACAAGCCCAAGATGCCTTTTACTGAGTCCTTCTTATATGAGGTGTTCCGCCACACATCCTATGTCCCTTTCACCATACCACACTG CACCACACAAAACATCACACTCAATGGATACTTCATTCCAAAGGACACCTGTGTCTTCATCAATCAGTATCAGGTTAATCACGACAT AGATCTGTGGGGTGACCCAGACGTGTTCCGCCCCGAGCGCTTCCTGGGTAAAGAGGGACTGCTCAACAAAGACCTGACAGAGAAGGTCATGATCTTCGGGATGGGGAAAAGGCGTTGCCTGGGTGATGGGTTCGCCCGGTTGGAGATGTTTGTATTCCTGACCACACTGCTCCATCGGCTGTGTATCGAGAATGTTCCAGGACAGGAGTTGGACCTCAGTACCGACTTTGGGCTCACCATGAAGCCCCGCCCCTACAGGATTAGTGTCTCATCACGCCTCTAG